The Candidatus Hydrogenedentota bacterium genome has a segment encoding these proteins:
- a CDS encoding serine hydrolase has translation MWKSRWFWLKLCAALVGAALVGVLVLAATVLPVLTGYKAKVLASGVFVARRPFESVIEQDVDFLARKLNWSIDQEERSVTVSLWGFAPRTALVHTGLGATLLPENREAVSFDPGYTLHPVPKPDLDAYWPLGDDTSKRAMAPDKRAALDAAVEWAFADPAPDESWGTRATIVAQHGNILSERYNRGFGMSTPLHGWSMSKSIVNALVGILVMEGKLDIQKAAPVREWSDSGDPRSAITVHQLLQMSSGLAFNESYMNPYGDVLRMLFREGDFAGYAVKQPLAAAPGTVWSYSSGTTNLLCRIIRQRVGGSDGDYFNFPRTALFGKLGMTSAILEPDASGTFAGSSYAYATARDWARFGQFFLQDGVWNGERLLPEGWVKYSTTPAPGAPQGKYGAHWWLNTGEPEHPDNRTFPSLPPDLYYASGHEGQYVVIVPSRSAVIVRLGVTRGRDFDLETFVGKILDSLEE, from the coding sequence ATGTGGAAGAGTCGGTGGTTCTGGTTGAAACTCTGCGCGGCGCTGGTGGGAGCGGCTCTGGTCGGGGTACTGGTGCTCGCCGCGACCGTGCTCCCCGTCTTGACGGGCTACAAGGCCAAGGTGCTCGCCTCGGGCGTGTTTGTGGCGCGCCGCCCCTTCGAATCGGTCATTGAGCAGGATGTGGATTTTCTGGCCCGCAAACTGAACTGGTCCATCGATCAGGAGGAGCGATCTGTCACGGTCTCCCTTTGGGGCTTTGCCCCGCGCACCGCGCTGGTTCACACAGGACTCGGCGCGACGCTGCTCCCGGAGAATCGCGAAGCGGTTTCCTTCGATCCCGGTTACACCCTGCACCCCGTTCCCAAGCCCGACCTGGATGCCTATTGGCCGCTGGGAGACGACACCTCGAAACGGGCAATGGCGCCGGATAAACGCGCCGCCCTGGATGCCGCGGTCGAATGGGCCTTCGCCGATCCCGCGCCGGACGAATCGTGGGGCACGCGGGCGACCATCGTGGCCCAACACGGCAACATCCTGTCGGAGCGCTACAATCGGGGCTTCGGCATGAGCACGCCGCTCCACGGCTGGTCCATGTCGAAGAGCATCGTGAATGCCCTGGTCGGCATCCTCGTTATGGAAGGCAAGCTGGACATTCAGAAAGCGGCGCCGGTGCGGGAGTGGAGCGATTCCGGCGATCCGCGTAGCGCGATTACGGTCCATCAATTGCTCCAGATGAGCAGCGGCCTGGCCTTTAACGAGTCCTACATGAATCCCTATGGCGATGTGCTGCGCATGCTATTCCGGGAAGGTGACTTCGCCGGCTATGCGGTGAAGCAGCCCCTGGCGGCGGCGCCCGGAACGGTCTGGTCGTACTCCAGCGGCACAACCAATCTCCTCTGCCGCATCATTCGCCAGCGGGTCGGCGGAAGCGACGGCGACTATTTCAATTTCCCCCGGACCGCGCTTTTCGGCAAACTGGGCATGACCAGCGCGATCCTCGAACCGGACGCGTCGGGCACCTTCGCCGGATCATCCTACGCCTATGCCACGGCGCGGGACTGGGCGCGCTTCGGACAATTTTTTTTGCAGGACGGCGTCTGGAACGGGGAGCGACTGCTGCCGGAAGGGTGGGTCAAGTACTCCACCACCCCGGCGCCCGGCGCACCCCAGGGAAAGTACGGCGCCCATTGGTGGCTCAATACGGGCGAACCGGAGCATCCGGACAACCGGACCTTTCCAAGCCTGCCGCCGGACTTGTACTATGCTTCGGGCCATGAAGGGCAGTACGTCGTGATCGTCCCATCGCGAAGCGCCGTCATCGTACGTCTCGGCGTAACGCGCGGGCGGGATTTTGATCTCGAAACCTTCGTCGGGAAAATACTGGATTCGCTGGAAGAATGA
- a CDS encoding Gfo/Idh/MocA family oxidoreductase codes for MLHSVSRRSFMMGGAAASLGLATALASGRAAGANERVRLGFIGIANRGSQLIEATLPHADADIVALCDIDENAINLWKGNPKLPLQPQIYKDHRELLARTDIDAVVIATPDHWHAIQTMEACDAGKDVYIEKPLAMTVYEGRRMVEKARQTNRVVQVGLHRRSSKLLLELRDLVRSGKLGKITMGRSYRLSNMYPNGIGKMAPGDPPPTLDWDRWLGPRAFRQFQGNIAPYKFRWWLPYSSQLGNWGVHYFDLIRWMLDEEAPASVSSHGGRFAIDDDRTIPDTLETIFEFASGRLMLFGQLEASGAPMLDHGAEFELRGTQGIVHGHASRCKIIGEKGGQFQDAALRMEEMELTTDEGDLTEAHMRNFLDCIKSRAMPNCDVEEGHKSTIFAHLGNMALAAEARIKWDPAGERVLSPESANEMLHYEYRAPWRLPE; via the coding sequence ATGCTTCACTCTGTTTCACGTCGCAGCTTCATGATGGGCGGTGCGGCCGCATCACTGGGGCTGGCGACCGCACTGGCCTCGGGCCGTGCGGCGGGCGCAAACGAGCGCGTGCGCCTCGGCTTCATCGGCATCGCGAATCGGGGCAGCCAACTCATCGAAGCGACCCTCCCCCACGCCGACGCCGATATTGTGGCGCTCTGCGATATTGACGAAAACGCGATCAATCTCTGGAAGGGCAATCCCAAGCTTCCGCTGCAGCCCCAGATTTACAAGGACCATCGGGAGTTGCTTGCCAGGACGGATATCGACGCGGTGGTTATCGCCACGCCGGATCACTGGCACGCCATTCAGACCATGGAAGCCTGCGACGCGGGCAAGGACGTGTACATCGAGAAGCCCCTGGCGATGACGGTGTACGAAGGCCGGCGCATGGTGGAGAAGGCGCGGCAGACGAATCGCGTGGTCCAGGTGGGGCTCCACCGCCGCTCCTCGAAATTGCTGCTGGAACTGCGCGACTTGGTTCGCTCGGGAAAGCTCGGCAAGATCACCATGGGCCGTTCCTACCGGCTGAGCAACATGTACCCCAACGGCATCGGTAAGATGGCCCCCGGCGACCCGCCGCCCACGCTGGACTGGGACCGCTGGCTCGGGCCCCGGGCCTTCCGTCAATTCCAGGGCAACATCGCCCCCTACAAGTTCCGCTGGTGGCTGCCCTACAGCTCCCAACTGGGCAACTGGGGCGTCCACTACTTCGACCTCATTCGCTGGATGCTTGACGAGGAAGCCCCCGCATCGGTTTCCTCCCATGGGGGGCGCTTCGCCATTGATGATGATCGCACCATTCCCGATACCTTGGAAACCATCTTCGAGTTCGCCTCGGGACGCCTGATGCTCTTCGGCCAGTTGGAGGCCAGCGGCGCGCCCATGCTCGACCACGGGGCCGAATTTGAATTGCGGGGCACTCAGGGCATCGTCCACGGCCACGCGAGCCGCTGCAAGATCATCGGCGAGAAGGGCGGCCAGTTCCAGGACGCCGCCCTGCGGATGGAGGAGATGGAATTGACGACGGACGAGGGCGATCTGACGGAGGCCCACATGCGCAATTTCCTGGACTGCATCAAGAGCCGGGCCATGCCCAACTGCGACGTGGAAGAGGGGCACAAGTCGACCATCTTCGCCCATCTGGGCAACATGGCCCTGGCGGCGGAGGCGCGGATCAAATGGGACCCGGCGGGCGAGCGGGTGCTCAGCCCGGAATCGGCCAATGAAATGCTCCACTACGAGTACCGGGCGCCTTGGAGACTGCCGGAGTAG
- a CDS encoding OmpA family protein codes for MQLKYSWAVTLIALGAALTGCTTMGNKTVVPASVTVPGPGEYVSLHEVMVVVDASGSMYPGTSFAYAKALTQSMVKAFPDGTYKAGLLSYGGEWTFQWIDHPMVPLNRPTLERSADDLRFLTGSTPLNEAIDYVGKKYFSTSANRALIIISDGKTPSHPLLDTAVQMAYGGNLCIHTIQVNDDAAGGKLLADLATVTPCGTFRHGDSIATDTGMDAFIREVFFQDLAVLETVSADGSRNVLGIVYFDTDKSVVKSEYLDMLKNVAGTIKATPGMIVRVQGHTDYTASNGYNMALSKRRAEAVAAALRAQGVGDGSLELKYYGEESPAADNGTREGRQKNRRVELSVAK; via the coding sequence ATGCAACTCAAATATTCGTGGGCGGTAACCCTGATTGCGCTGGGCGCGGCCCTCACCGGCTGCACCACCATGGGGAACAAGACCGTCGTTCCCGCCTCCGTTACCGTTCCGGGCCCCGGGGAATACGTCAGCCTTCACGAAGTGATGGTGGTCGTGGACGCTTCCGGCTCCATGTATCCCGGGACTTCCTTCGCCTATGCCAAGGCCTTGACCCAGTCCATGGTCAAGGCCTTTCCCGATGGAACCTACAAGGCCGGTCTGCTTTCCTACGGCGGCGAGTGGACCTTCCAGTGGATCGATCACCCAATGGTGCCCTTGAACCGCCCGACGCTGGAGCGGTCCGCCGATGACCTTCGCTTCCTCACGGGCTCCACGCCCCTGAACGAAGCCATCGACTACGTGGGCAAGAAGTATTTCAGCACTTCCGCGAATCGGGCCCTGATCATCATCTCCGACGGCAAGACACCGTCTCATCCCCTGCTGGACACGGCCGTGCAGATGGCCTATGGCGGAAACCTTTGCATCCACACCATCCAGGTGAACGACGATGCGGCGGGCGGCAAGTTGCTGGCCGATCTGGCCACGGTCACCCCCTGCGGCACCTTCCGCCACGGGGACAGCATCGCCACCGATACCGGTATGGACGCCTTTATCCGCGAAGTCTTCTTCCAGGATCTTGCGGTGCTGGAAACGGTATCCGCGGACGGCAGCCGGAATGTGCTGGGAATCGTCTACTTCGACACCGACAAGTCCGTGGTGAAGAGCGAGTACCTCGACATGCTGAAGAATGTGGCCGGCACCATCAAGGCTACGCCCGGCATGATCGTTCGGGTGCAGGGCCACACCGACTACACCGCCTCCAACGGCTACAACATGGCGCTGTCCAAGCGCCGTGCCGAAGCCGTGGCCGCCGCCCTTCGCGCTCAGGGCGTGGGCGATGGCAGCCTGGAGTTGAAGTACTACGGCGAAGAGTCCCCCGCCGCGGACAACGGCACGCGGGAAGGTCGCCAGAAGAACCGTCGCGTCGAGCTTTCCGTCGCGAAGTAA
- a CDS encoding HAMP domain-containing protein, whose translation MKIRKLGAKMFLGFGVVLTLVVVLVVVAWSVIHGTTVAFSDLIATEIKMQDLAREVNIQMLEARRNEKDFLARSDIKYADAAVVNARNLAARAGEIEAIAKGAGFETEAGLAESLAGMAAEYEAIMTRVGQTYTAMGLDESSGIRGRINAVSDSWSALLRELDGELPYMQYLLLRRWEKDYIRTSDAKYKDNLLKTLDDYARAVETSSITEDRKKTQLDAVQGYRATFESYMKHEVSGAGEAAQPAEAKADYEKIRELAHIMEDGLTEIMVPRAAVHVFRIESAESDYLRSDDPAQAARLREELAVLREDAERSAILPEYREKLTAQLAEYETLFGELESSNTAAAASVEEMRNVIRKVDEPVGAILAAVADLREEKVGAVERTAGRWTVFMVITGVGAFVIGVAAAYVISAGIVRSVTKCVALAATIAGADLTGSIDLATVPQDETGTLAASLNGMSANLRSIIDSINRNAGLLASASTELSTTSEVMLEKATVMAVQSDAANQTTSVASDKVHGMVGNVQEITGSINVVAAATEEITSNLNAVGAATEEMSSMMDSISSAAEEMTASVNSVASAVEEMSASLTEVSANSTQAAQVADGAARAAEDTTRTMNALGRSAREINKVVEMITDIASQTNLLALNATIEAASAGEAGRGFAVVANEVKELAKQTATATDEIQKQITEMQQNTDQALSAIEHIVAVIGEINTISANIATSVNEQTNATNEISRSVSEVAQGSTEVSRNIQEAATAAMEVSRNIQQAVAGTNEVSHSIARIATGANEISTSAGDVAGAMTEVTENVSSIQNATEETAQGAEETSRAALELTVMAEQLQKLVSEFKV comes from the coding sequence ATGAAGATCAGGAAGCTGGGCGCAAAAATGTTTCTGGGATTTGGGGTCGTCCTGACCCTGGTCGTTGTTCTCGTCGTGGTCGCGTGGTCGGTGATACACGGCACGACCGTAGCCTTCAGCGACCTGATCGCCACGGAAATCAAGATGCAGGACCTCGCGCGCGAGGTCAATATCCAGATGCTCGAAGCGCGCCGGAATGAAAAAGACTTTCTCGCGCGAAGCGATATCAAATATGCGGACGCGGCTGTCGTCAATGCCCGCAATCTCGCGGCGCGGGCGGGGGAGATCGAGGCCATCGCGAAGGGGGCCGGATTCGAGACGGAGGCGGGCCTGGCGGAAAGTCTGGCGGGCATGGCCGCCGAATACGAGGCCATCATGACGCGCGTGGGGCAGACCTACACGGCCATGGGTCTGGATGAGTCCAGCGGTATCCGGGGCCGGATCAATGCCGTTTCAGACAGTTGGTCCGCGCTGCTTCGCGAACTCGACGGCGAGTTGCCCTACATGCAATACCTGCTGCTCCGCCGCTGGGAGAAAGATTACATCCGCACCAGCGATGCGAAGTACAAGGATAACCTGCTGAAGACGCTGGACGACTATGCGCGCGCCGTCGAAACCAGCTCCATCACGGAGGACCGGAAAAAGACTCAGTTGGATGCCGTTCAGGGCTATCGTGCAACCTTTGAAAGTTATATGAAGCACGAAGTCTCGGGAGCCGGCGAGGCCGCGCAGCCAGCCGAGGCCAAGGCGGACTACGAAAAAATCCGGGAGCTTGCCCATATCATGGAGGACGGGCTTACTGAAATCATGGTCCCGCGCGCCGCTGTCCATGTCTTCCGGATCGAATCGGCGGAAAGCGACTATCTTCGCAGCGACGACCCGGCGCAGGCCGCGCGACTGCGGGAAGAGCTGGCTGTGCTCCGGGAAGACGCGGAGCGGTCCGCCATACTTCCCGAGTATCGCGAGAAATTGACGGCCCAGCTTGCGGAATACGAGACCCTCTTCGGCGAATTGGAATCGAGCAATACGGCGGCGGCCGCATCCGTCGAAGAGATGCGAAACGTCATACGCAAAGTGGACGAGCCGGTGGGTGCCATACTCGCCGCGGTGGCGGACCTCCGGGAGGAGAAAGTCGGCGCCGTCGAAAGGACGGCCGGTCGGTGGACCGTTTTCATGGTGATCACGGGGGTCGGCGCATTTGTAATCGGTGTGGCGGCCGCCTATGTGATTTCCGCGGGCATCGTCCGCAGCGTAACCAAATGTGTCGCGCTCGCGGCGACCATTGCCGGCGCGGACCTGACGGGGAGCATCGATCTGGCCACTGTGCCCCAGGACGAAACGGGCACGCTGGCGGCCTCGCTGAACGGCATGTCCGCCAATCTTCGTAGTATAATCGACAGCATCAATCGCAACGCGGGCCTGCTCGCCAGCGCGTCCACGGAATTGAGCACAACTTCCGAAGTGATGCTCGAAAAGGCCACGGTGATGGCGGTCCAGTCCGACGCGGCCAACCAGACCACTTCGGTCGCGTCCGACAAGGTGCACGGGATGGTGGGCAATGTGCAGGAAATCACGGGCAGCATCAATGTTGTCGCGGCGGCCACGGAGGAAATTACCTCCAACCTCAACGCGGTGGGGGCCGCCACCGAGGAAATGTCCTCCATGATGGATTCCATCTCCTCGGCCGCCGAAGAGATGACCGCATCGGTCAATTCCGTGGCCAGCGCGGTGGAAGAGATGTCGGCTTCCCTCACCGAGGTATCGGCCAACTCGACCCAGGCGGCCCAAGTGGCCGACGGCGCGGCCCGCGCCGCGGAAGACACCACGCGTACGATGAACGCCCTGGGCCGTTCCGCCCGTGAGATCAACAAGGTCGTGGAGATGATCACCGATATCGCATCCCAGACGAACCTGCTGGCGCTGAACGCCACCATCGAGGCCGCGTCCGCGGGAGAAGCGGGTCGGGGCTTCGCGGTCGTGGCGAACGAGGTCAAGGAGCTTGCGAAGCAAACCGCGACCGCGACGGATGAGATCCAGAAGCAGATCACCGAGATGCAGCAGAACACGGATCAGGCCTTGAGCGCCATCGAACACATTGTGGCCGTCATCGGGGAGATCAACACCATTTCCGCCAATATCGCCACCTCGGTCAACGAGCAGACCAACGCCACGAACGAGATATCCCGGAGCGTCTCCGAGGTTGCCCAGGGTTCCACGGAAGTTTCGCGCAACATTCAGGAGGCGGCCACCGCCGCCATGGAAGTCTCCCGGAATATCCAGCAGGCCGTCGCCGGCACCAATGAAGTCTCCCACAGCATTGCCCGCATCGCCACGGGCGCCAATGAAATCAGCACGTCCGCGGGCGACGTGGCCGGGGCAATGACCGAGGTGACGGAGAACGTCTCAAGCATCCAGAACGCCACGGAAGAGACGGCCCAGGGCGCCGAGGAGACCAGCCGCGCGGCGCTGGAGCTGACGGTAATGGCGGAGCAACTCCAGAAGCTGGTGAGCGAGTTCAAAGTTTGA
- a CDS encoding inositol oxygenase, with product MSHSTYDLALEEAWEDDLKRRYPETDYDPNGKAKEAFRNYDAPGRDTVREFYRINHEHQTLDFVLGKKAEFKPGLHGKRSIWESMEFLNTLVDDSDPDTEMSQIQHLLQTAEGIRKDGHPDWFILTGLIHDLGKVLCLHGEPQWAVVGDTFPVGCAFSEKVVYPEYFAANPDIHRAELSTECGIYEPGCGLDRVHLSWGHDEYLYQVVKDYLPEEALYMIRYHSFYAAHRERAYDHLMNDHDQALFQWVRAFNPYDLYTKSDAPPDVAALRPYYEDLISRYFPNALAW from the coding sequence ATGAGTCACAGCACCTACGACCTCGCCCTCGAAGAAGCCTGGGAGGACGACCTCAAGCGTCGCTACCCCGAAACGGACTACGACCCCAATGGCAAGGCGAAAGAGGCCTTCCGCAACTACGATGCGCCTGGGCGCGACACGGTCCGAGAATTCTATCGCATCAACCACGAGCATCAAACCCTGGACTTTGTCCTTGGAAAAAAGGCCGAATTTAAACCGGGGCTCCACGGCAAGCGCAGCATCTGGGAGTCCATGGAGTTTCTGAACACGCTGGTGGACGACTCCGATCCCGACACGGAGATGTCCCAAATCCAGCACCTCCTGCAAACCGCCGAGGGCATACGAAAGGACGGCCATCCCGACTGGTTCATCCTCACCGGCCTCATCCATGACCTCGGTAAGGTGCTCTGTCTCCACGGCGAACCCCAGTGGGCCGTGGTGGGGGACACCTTTCCCGTGGGCTGCGCCTTTTCGGAGAAAGTGGTCTATCCAGAGTATTTCGCGGCCAATCCAGACATCCATCGGGCCGAGCTCTCCACCGAATGTGGCATCTATGAACCCGGTTGCGGTCTGGATCGGGTCCACCTGAGCTGGGGCCACGACGAATACCTCTATCAGGTCGTGAAGGATTATTTGCCCGAGGAAGCCCTCTACATGATCCGTTACCACTCCTTCTACGCCGCTCATCGCGAACGGGCCTACGATCACTTGATGAATGACCATGATCAGGCCCTGTTTCAATGGGTCCGCGCCTTCAATCCCTACGACCTCTACACCAAGAGCGACGCCCCGCCGGATGTGGCGGCCCTCCGCCCGTACTACGAAGACCTGATCAGCCGCTATTTCCCCAACGCGCTGGCCTGGTAA
- a CDS encoding MFS transporter yields MHSMGLLRQRRFAPLFWIQALGAFNDNVFKNALIILVTFKSMGIAGLDPSSTVALCGGLFILPFFLFSAVAGQMADRWPKTRIIPWIKFAEILIMLLATVGLFTEHLSLLLIVLFLMGVHSAFFGPIKFGILPEILDEENLVGGNALVEMATFLAILLGTLTGGILIALPGGAWWVSAAVLVVAIVGWLATFLLLPTPANNPGKKININPLSAAFHILRGVSQTRGIYLPILGISWFWFFGGSMLTLFPVFSKDVLQGTEHLVTFFLAVFSIGVGIGSILCERLSKGRLELGLVPIGSMGLTIFALDLFLAGTPSLSGEFTLRAFLSDWTGLRITVDILLLSVFGGFYIVPLNTMIQQRSEAAQRASVIAGNNIVNALFMVASALLLIVFQEAGLNAPYIFMVLALMNAAIAVYIYLLIPEFLYRLCCWMLANVLYRLRITGEEHIPKEGPAVLASNHVTFVDWMLIAGACHRPARFVMHHSFMKIPVAKWFFKGAQVIPIASAKESPAVLKQAFEDIAQALENGEVVCIFPEGQITRDGNFNEFKAGIERIVERNPAPVVPIALHGLWGSWFSRKEGRALKGSPLRWLRARVELRIGAVIPAAEVKAELVKERVAELYGGEMKTGE; encoded by the coding sequence ATGCATTCCATGGGACTACTTCGCCAGCGGCGCTTTGCGCCCCTGTTCTGGATTCAGGCGCTGGGCGCGTTTAACGACAACGTGTTCAAGAACGCGCTGATCATCCTGGTGACCTTCAAGTCCATGGGCATCGCGGGGCTGGACCCCTCCTCCACCGTGGCCCTGTGCGGCGGCCTATTCATCCTTCCTTTTTTCCTGTTCTCCGCCGTGGCGGGGCAAATGGCGGACCGCTGGCCAAAGACGCGAATCATCCCCTGGATCAAGTTTGCCGAGATCCTGATCATGCTCCTGGCCACCGTGGGGCTGTTCACCGAGCACTTGAGCCTTCTGCTGATCGTCTTGTTTCTCATGGGCGTACACTCCGCCTTCTTCGGTCCGATCAAGTTTGGCATCCTGCCGGAGATCCTGGACGAGGAAAATCTGGTGGGTGGCAACGCCCTGGTGGAGATGGCGACCTTCCTCGCGATCCTGCTGGGGACGCTGACGGGCGGCATCCTGATCGCCCTGCCGGGCGGCGCGTGGTGGGTGAGCGCCGCGGTGCTGGTCGTCGCGATCGTAGGCTGGCTCGCCACCTTTCTACTCCTCCCCACACCCGCAAACAATCCGGGCAAGAAGATCAATATCAATCCGCTATCCGCCGCGTTTCACATCCTCCGGGGCGTCAGCCAGACACGGGGGATCTATCTCCCCATCCTGGGCATTTCGTGGTTCTGGTTTTTCGGGGGCAGTATGTTGACCCTGTTCCCCGTTTTCTCGAAAGATGTGCTTCAGGGCACGGAGCACCTGGTCACCTTCTTCCTCGCGGTTTTCTCCATCGGTGTGGGAATCGGCTCCATCCTCTGCGAGCGCCTTTCCAAGGGCCGGCTGGAACTGGGTCTGGTGCCGATTGGCTCCATGGGACTGACGATTTTCGCGCTGGATCTGTTTCTTGCGGGAACGCCCTCGCTGTCGGGCGAATTTACCCTGCGCGCATTCCTCTCCGACTGGACGGGCCTGCGCATCACCGTGGACATTCTACTCCTCAGTGTCTTTGGCGGCTTCTACATCGTGCCGCTGAATACCATGATCCAGCAGCGCTCCGAGGCCGCCCAGCGGGCCTCGGTGATCGCGGGCAACAACATCGTCAACGCCCTGTTCATGGTGGCCTCGGCCCTGTTGCTGATTGTGTTTCAGGAGGCGGGACTTAACGCGCCTTACATCTTTATGGTGCTCGCGCTGATGAACGCGGCCATCGCGGTGTACATCTACCTCCTGATCCCCGAGTTCCTATATCGCCTGTGCTGCTGGATGCTCGCGAACGTGCTCTACCGCCTGCGGATTACCGGCGAGGAACACATCCCCAAAGAAGGCCCCGCCGTACTGGCAAGCAACCATGTCACCTTTGTGGACTGGATGCTCATCGCCGGGGCCTGTCACCGCCCCGCGCGCTTCGTGATGCACCACAGCTTCATGAAGATCCCCGTGGCGAAGTGGTTCTTCAAAGGCGCGCAGGTTATCCCCATCGCGTCGGCGAAGGAATCCCCCGCCGTTTTGAAACAGGCCTTCGAAGACATTGCCCAGGCGTTGGAGAACGGCGAAGTTGTTTGCATCTTCCCCGAAGGTCAGATCACGCGGGACGGCAACTTCAATGAGTTCAAGGCGGGCATCGAACGGATCGTGGAACGCAACCCGGCGCCCGTGGTGCCGATCGCGTTGCATGGCCTATGGGGCAGTTGGTTCAGCCGCAAGGAAGGCCGGGCGTTGAAAGGCAGCCCGCTCCGCTGGCTTCGGGCGAGGGTGGAGCTGAGAATTGGCGCCGTGATCCCGGCGGCGGAGGTGAAGGCGGAGTTGGTAAAGGAGCGGGTGGCGGAATTGTATGGTGGCGAGATGAAGACCGGCGAGTGA
- a CDS encoding type II secretion system F family protein — MGLISSSLPSKDMARLCHTLSTLYDGGVPLVRAFKVLEESGGSRELRNIARELRQAIEQGATLAQAVEFHSRRLSPVFVKLISVAEKTGGLAVVMPQLTKYYEDLRAMYNAVIRQVAYPAAVLVAMVVGIPILEAFLSDVAGIARAPFEVQLFWILSNFGLTVGGALLAVVLIARLTLLLTTRESILMHCWPIAGIVRSILLSRFAWAMMVFTRAGLPLHHAVRMSGEVTGAKRIASDFEKLAPLLQAGFTLEEALTQSKFFPKKNLMYINTGEHTGKLDVAFEKLSGLLYDSAVFKLRILIGLIEPLAVLLLGGLVMKGM, encoded by the coding sequence GTGGGCCTGATCTCTTCATCACTCCCCAGCAAAGACATGGCGCGGCTCTGCCATACCCTTTCGACTTTGTATGATGGCGGTGTGCCCCTGGTGCGCGCCTTCAAGGTGCTGGAGGAAAGCGGTGGTAGCCGGGAGCTCAGGAATATCGCCCGGGAACTCCGCCAAGCCATCGAGCAGGGTGCGACCCTTGCTCAGGCGGTCGAGTTCCATAGCAGGCGTCTCTCGCCGGTCTTTGTGAAGCTGATTTCTGTTGCGGAGAAGACCGGCGGGCTCGCCGTTGTAATGCCCCAGCTTACGAAGTACTACGAAGATCTACGGGCAATGTACAACGCCGTCATCCGGCAGGTGGCCTATCCCGCTGCGGTGCTCGTGGCCATGGTCGTGGGCATTCCCATACTCGAGGCGTTCCTTTCCGACGTGGCAGGGATCGCCAGAGCGCCTTTCGAAGTTCAGCTTTTCTGGATTCTGTCGAACTTCGGCCTCACCGTGGGCGGCGCGCTGCTCGCAGTGGTCCTCATCGCCCGACTCACCCTTTTGCTGACCACCCGCGAGTCCATCCTCATGCACTGCTGGCCCATCGCCGGGATCGTGCGTAGCATTCTGCTCTCCCGCTTTGCCTGGGCCATGATGGTCTTCACCCGCGCCGGACTTCCCCTGCACCACGCCGTGCGGATGTCGGGCGAGGTGACCGGCGCCAAACGCATCGCGTCGGACTTTGAAAAGCTGGCCCCGCTGCTGCAAGCGGGTTTCACGCTGGAGGAGGCCCTTACCCAGTCGAAGTTCTTCCCGAAGAAGAATCTGATGTATATCAACACCGGCGAGCACACCGGCAAGTTGGACGTGGCCTTCGAAAAGCTTTCGGGGCTGCTCTACGACAGCGCAGTGTTCAAGCTGCGGATTCTCATCGGCTTGATCGAACCGCTTGCGGTGTTGCTGTTGGGTGGCTTGGTGATGAAGGGGATGTGA